From the Candidatus Latescibacter sp. genome, one window contains:
- a CDS encoding neutral/alkaline non-lysosomal ceramidase N-terminal domain-containing protein, with protein MRNGWTRYFFVYGAAAVLFLVYCGLGFSAPQAAGAKSAEVKVGVGETIITAPIGTAMAGYARTKPSDGIHDELHARSLVIEGSDGTTVVFMTVAIVNISRNLFDQVRNGVNKETGIPVENIMVSCTHTHSGPAIQGPEDAYSKLLVERSISSAVDAWKKRVPGRIGTDITRVFELGRNDRRMLYGGVHPDPTVGLIKVEDAKGKLLGVAFNYGCHPSTLDLHSYKFTEDWPYYAIEGIKKKVGNDVWVAFYQSAQGDIKVGYSAELSAIGAAVPLRTFEYAELKGNQMSDAVLKALPAIITAQNVEVKATQKSTVLPARESFYLTVEEAQKQADEAAATLKKMEENSANIGKRRLDSFRVENYLAGLRLQAAKRVANPNRAKSITIYQQAFRIGDTAIVTFPCEVFSEIGLKVKQQSPVKKTFVVGLAGAMGGYLPTADEFLEDGYAALISPFSPKAEQGIIDSSEELIGIVEK; from the coding sequence ATGAGAAACGGCTGGACGAGGTATTTTTTTGTCTACGGCGCGGCGGCAGTTCTTTTTCTGGTTTATTGCGGTCTGGGATTTTCTGCTCCCCAGGCCGCTGGTGCAAAATCCGCAGAGGTTAAAGTAGGGGTGGGTGAAACCATCATCACAGCTCCTATCGGCACAGCCATGGCCGGATATGCCCGCACGAAACCTTCCGACGGCATCCATGACGAGCTTCATGCCCGCAGCCTGGTGATCGAGGGATCAGACGGAACAACCGTTGTGTTCATGACCGTGGCGATAGTGAACATTTCACGGAATCTCTTCGACCAGGTTCGCAATGGCGTTAACAAAGAGACCGGTATCCCGGTTGAAAACATCATGGTAAGCTGTACCCACACCCATTCCGGTCCGGCGATTCAAGGACCGGAGGATGCCTACTCCAAACTCCTCGTGGAGCGCTCCATCTCAAGCGCGGTGGATGCCTGGAAGAAGCGTGTTCCCGGCCGGATCGGCACCGACATCACCAGGGTGTTTGAATTGGGGCGCAACGACCGCCGCATGCTCTACGGCGGTGTGCACCCTGACCCGACAGTGGGGCTTATAAAAGTGGAGGATGCCAAGGGCAAGCTTCTCGGAGTGGCATTCAATTACGGCTGCCATCCTTCCACACTCGATCTCCACAGCTACAAGTTCACGGAAGACTGGCCGTACTATGCCATCGAGGGAATAAAGAAAAAAGTAGGAAATGATGTCTGGGTTGCCTTCTATCAGTCGGCGCAGGGAGACATCAAAGTAGGCTATTCCGCCGAGCTTTCAGCCATCGGGGCGGCAGTTCCCCTCCGCACCTTCGAATATGCTGAATTGAAGGGAAACCAGATGAGCGATGCGGTACTGAAAGCGCTCCCCGCTATAATAACCGCGCAGAATGTGGAGGTGAAGGCTACTCAGAAATCAACTGTCCTCCCGGCCCGCGAGAGTTTCTACCTGACTGTGGAAGAGGCTCAGAAACAGGCTGATGAAGCCGCCGCAACGCTCAAGAAGATGGAAGAGAATTCCGCCAATATCGGGAAACGGAGGCTCGATTCCTTCCGGGTGGAGAATTATCTGGCCGGGTTGAGACTGCAAGCCGCCAAACGGGTCGCCAATCCCAACCGCGCCAAATCCATCACCATTTACCAGCAGGCGTTCCGGATAGGCGACACCGCTATAGTAACATTCCCCTGCGAGGTATTCTCCGAGATCGGGTTGAAAGTGAAGCAGCAGTCGCCGGTGAAAAAGACCTTCGTAGTCGGTTTGGCCGGCGCCATGGGCGGATATCTGCCGACCGCCGACGAGTTCCTGGAGGACGGCTATGCAGCGCTCATCAGCCCTTTCTCCCCCAAAGCCGAACAGGGGATAATCGACTCTTCGGAAGAGCTGATCGGGATAGTGGAAAAATAG
- a CDS encoding MFS transporter yields MKKAIPQIVIKLGILSLLNDISSEMVFPLLPLFLAALPGGGPMVIGIIEGVAETTGMFLKLASGFWSDRIRRRTPFVIFGYALAGITRPLIALATVWPMVLFLRFSDRVGKGMRGAPRDAMIADSTVPERRGTAFGFQRMMDHTGAVIGPLCAALLISSLGFSIKQVILCAAIPSIVLLIILFTLREPPLSDSEKDTLPSKPAPLKLSRDFRLLLAAVFVFTLGNSSDAFLILRLHDVGVSTPFIALLWAFHHTMKITGAWAGGKSTDRFSAKPVYLAGLGLYAIIYLAFGTFNSNILLILVFILYGLSIGMIEPAEGAWVAALSTRERRSSAYGVYNAAKGFALLPASAGFGLLWHEFGQFAAFLTGAGLAFTAAGILLFVKKK; encoded by the coding sequence ATGAAAAAAGCTATCCCCCAGATTGTCATTAAGCTCGGAATTCTGAGCCTTCTGAACGACATCTCGAGCGAGATGGTGTTCCCGCTCCTTCCCCTTTTTCTCGCTGCCCTGCCCGGCGGAGGGCCGATGGTTATCGGCATCATCGAAGGGGTCGCGGAAACCACCGGCATGTTTCTGAAACTGGCGAGTGGTTTCTGGTCGGACCGTATCCGGAGAAGAACTCCGTTCGTGATATTCGGATATGCCCTGGCCGGAATTACCCGCCCCCTGATCGCCCTGGCGACCGTGTGGCCTATGGTACTCTTTCTCCGGTTTTCCGACCGGGTGGGCAAAGGGATGCGCGGCGCGCCCCGTGACGCCATGATCGCCGATTCCACCGTTCCGGAGAGGCGCGGAACTGCATTCGGCTTCCAGCGCATGATGGATCACACGGGAGCGGTCATCGGGCCGCTGTGCGCCGCTCTCCTTATCTCTTCCCTCGGATTCTCCATCAAACAGGTGATTCTCTGCGCGGCCATTCCCTCTATTGTTCTTCTCATCATCCTGTTTACCCTGCGGGAACCGCCGCTTTCCGACAGCGAAAAAGACACTCTGCCTTCCAAACCGGCCCCTTTGAAATTAAGCCGGGATTTCCGGCTCCTTCTCGCCGCGGTGTTCGTGTTCACCCTGGGGAATTCATCCGACGCTTTCCTGATCCTGAGACTCCATGATGTGGGGGTGTCCACTCCCTTTATCGCTCTCCTCTGGGCGTTCCACCACACGATGAAAATAACCGGCGCCTGGGCGGGTGGAAAGAGCACCGACCGTTTCAGCGCCAAACCGGTCTATCTGGCGGGGCTTGGCCTGTATGCGATCATTTATCTTGCGTTCGGGACTTTCAACTCGAACATACTGCTCATTCTCGTTTTCATTCTATACGGACTTTCTATCGGCATGATCGAGCCGGCGGAGGGGGCATGGGTGGCGGCGCTCTCCACCCGTGAACGGCGGAGCTCTGCGTACGGGGTCTACAACGCGGCAAAAGGGTTCGCCCTGCTACCGGCCAGCGCGGGGTTCGGCCTGCTCTGGCACGAGTTCGGACAGTTCGCCGCTTTTCTGACCGGCGCTGGACTGGCTTTCACTGCGGCAGGCATCCTGCTTTTTGTGAAAAAAAAGTAG